One region of Trinickia violacea genomic DNA includes:
- a CDS encoding AsmA family protein — protein sequence MSSENKEDGTSAAIVPRSVARILGKIVAWLLAIAAVLVAATVVFALTFDWNRARPWIDDKVTQAIGRPFAINGDLRIGWQRPASETGWRGWVPWPRFTAQNITVGNPDWAKSPHFATLDQIGFEVEVLPLLAHAIVIPSIDLVNPSIDVERLADGRNNWTFKLASSGGPSTWTLQLRNLAFAKGSVAVSDAQSQVDMQIGIDTLGQAVPLGDVLKEQEASSRTASAQAVGQRGAQQLAAQASAVAAAQAASSASEATAGSGAIAPVASGAAANAKPALTYALGWTAKGAYEGTAISGSGKLGSVLALQGGDRPFPLQAEVRIGDTHLALVGTLTDPSHLAALDLRLWLAGVSLSHLYAITGITLPQTPPYATDGRLIGGFKAGGNEFTYENFTGRVGGSDINGTITYTGREPRPMLSGELVSNVLQFSDLAPIIGADTRSSKAERGDTAKQPAGRVLPAEPFQTDRWKAIDADVKFTGKRIVKNADLPITDLYTHVVMQDGVLSLEPLDFGVAGGTLSSTIHLDGSAAPLKGRFTTSARHLKLKQLFPSVKTMQSALGEINGDAALSATGNSPAALAATSNGEVKAVVTQGTISRFLMEAAGLNVANVVYEKMFGTQDVKINCAAADFVATDGVLDSRVFALDTEDAVINIDGHVDLRDESMDLGIHPHTKGFRVFTLRSPLYVKGTFNDPHVGVDAGALALRAGAMVGLGLINPFAALIPLIAPSNNQPLPCSDLLSQMKQAPSAPPPGKKEASKPPLAGSGAHAGAAAAQGAPGVARKAPPAAGAEPLSPAEAAQYKGS from the coding sequence ATGTCCTCAGAAAACAAAGAAGACGGCACAAGCGCCGCAATTGTCCCGCGCAGCGTTGCGCGAATCCTTGGCAAGATCGTCGCATGGCTGCTCGCGATCGCTGCCGTTCTCGTTGCTGCGACGGTGGTTTTCGCGTTGACGTTCGACTGGAATCGCGCGCGTCCATGGATCGACGACAAGGTCACGCAGGCCATCGGTCGGCCGTTCGCGATCAACGGCGACTTGCGCATCGGCTGGCAGCGTCCGGCGAGCGAGACGGGCTGGCGCGGCTGGGTGCCGTGGCCACGCTTCACCGCGCAGAACATCACGGTCGGCAACCCGGACTGGGCCAAGTCGCCGCACTTCGCGACCCTCGATCAGATCGGCTTCGAAGTCGAAGTGCTGCCGCTCCTCGCGCATGCGATCGTGATTCCGTCGATCGATCTCGTGAATCCGTCGATTGACGTCGAACGGCTCGCGGACGGGCGCAACAACTGGACCTTCAAGCTCGCGTCATCCGGCGGGCCGAGCACGTGGACCTTGCAGTTGCGCAACCTCGCGTTCGCCAAGGGCAGCGTTGCCGTGTCGGACGCGCAGAGCCAGGTCGACATGCAGATCGGCATCGATACGCTCGGGCAGGCCGTGCCGCTCGGGGACGTGTTGAAGGAACAGGAAGCGTCGTCGCGGACGGCGTCGGCGCAGGCGGTCGGTCAGCGCGGCGCGCAGCAGTTGGCGGCGCAGGCGAGCGCTGTGGCGGCCGCGCAGGCGGCGTCAAGTGCATCCGAGGCGACTGCGGGTTCCGGCGCAATCGCCCCTGTGGCATCCGGCGCTGCCGCCAACGCAAAGCCCGCGCTCACGTACGCGCTCGGCTGGACCGCGAAGGGCGCCTACGAGGGCACGGCGATCTCGGGCTCCGGCAAGCTCGGCAGCGTGCTCGCGCTGCAGGGCGGCGACCGGCCGTTCCCGCTGCAAGCGGAGGTGCGCATCGGCGACACGCATCTCGCGCTCGTCGGCACGCTGACCGACCCGTCGCACCTCGCCGCGCTCGACCTGCGGCTCTGGCTGGCGGGCGTGAGCCTCTCGCATCTGTATGCGATCACCGGCATCACGCTGCCGCAGACGCCGCCCTATGCGACCGACGGACGCCTCATCGGCGGCTTCAAGGCGGGCGGCAACGAATTCACGTACGAGAACTTCACGGGGCGCGTGGGCGGCAGCGACATCAACGGCACGATCACGTACACGGGCCGCGAGCCCCGGCCGATGCTGTCGGGCGAGCTGGTCTCGAACGTGCTGCAATTCTCGGATCTCGCGCCGATCATCGGCGCCGACACCCGCTCGAGCAAGGCCGAGCGCGGCGACACCGCGAAGCAGCCGGCCGGCCGCGTGCTGCCCGCGGAGCCGTTCCAGACCGACCGCTGGAAGGCGATCGACGCCGACGTGAAGTTCACCGGCAAGCGCATCGTCAAGAACGCGGATCTGCCGATCACCGACCTGTATACGCACGTCGTGATGCAAGACGGCGTGCTGTCGCTCGAGCCGCTCGATTTCGGCGTGGCGGGCGGCACGTTGTCCTCGACCATCCATCTCGACGGCAGCGCGGCGCCCCTCAAAGGACGCTTTACGACTTCCGCGCGACACCTGAAGCTCAAGCAGCTGTTCCCAAGCGTGAAGACGATGCAATCGGCGCTCGGCGAGATCAACGGCGACGCGGCCCTGTCGGCCACCGGCAACTCGCCGGCGGCGCTGGCCGCGACGTCCAACGGCGAAGTGAAGGCGGTGGTGACTCAGGGCACGATCAGCCGGTTTCTCATGGAGGCGGCGGGGCTCAACGTCGCCAATGTCGTCTACGAGAAGATGTTCGGCACCCAGGACGTGAAGATCAACTGCGCGGCGGCCGATTTCGTCGCGACCGACGGCGTGCTCGATTCGCGTGTGTTCGCGCTCGATACCGAAGACGCCGTCATCAATATCGATGGCCATGTCGACCTGCGCGACGAGTCAATGGATCTGGGCATCCATCCGCACACGAAGGGCTTTCGCGTCTTCACGCTGCGCTCGCCGCTCTACGTGAAGGGGACCTTCAACGATCCGCACGTGGGCGTGGACGCGGGCGCGCTCGCGCTGCGCGCGGGGGCGATGGTCGGGCTCGGTCTCATCAACCCGTTCGCGGCGCTGATCCCGCTGATCGCGCCGAGCAACAACCAGCCGCTGCCTTGCAGCGACTTGCTCTCGCAGATGAAGCAAGCGCCGAGCGCGCCGCCGCCCGGCAAAAAAGAGGCGAGCAAGCCGCCGCTCGCGGGTTCCGGCGCGCATGCGGGCGCAGCTGCGGCGCAGGGCGCGCCGGGCGTCGCGCGCAAGGCTCCCCCTGCAGCGGGTGCGGAACCGCTGAGCCCGGCCGAAGCCGCCCAGTACAAGGGAAGCTGA
- a CDS encoding LysR family transcriptional regulator yields METPSLPPGSAGAGSRLDLLDVALFLRAALLANVSAAGREFGLSAAVASARLANLERLLGARLLHRTTRRVSLTQEGEAFIKHAQALLDAADAARASVGHARDEPQGRLRVSMTSSFGRQHVSPVIPEFLRRYPGVSVDLRMSDRIVDLVDEGVDVAIRIGALKDSSLVARKLAVNRRVICCAPAYLEAHGVPHHPEELARHECMVLSGQRDWSFVTPAGPVSVRVGGRLATDNGEVIRDALLAGFGIAIKSTWDVAGHLASGKLVTVLDGYPLAETVAIWAVYPTRAFVPTKTTAFIDFLAAHFGDPPYWDLPSAHPTA; encoded by the coding sequence ATGGAAACGCCCTCGCTTCCCCCCGGCTCGGCAGGGGCCGGCAGCCGCCTCGATTTGCTCGACGTCGCGCTGTTCCTGCGCGCGGCTTTACTCGCCAACGTGTCCGCGGCGGGGCGGGAATTCGGCTTGTCCGCGGCGGTCGCGAGCGCCCGGCTCGCCAATCTCGAGCGGCTGCTCGGCGCGCGCCTGCTGCACCGGACCACGCGCCGCGTGAGCCTCACGCAGGAAGGCGAGGCATTCATCAAGCACGCGCAAGCGCTGCTCGACGCGGCCGATGCCGCGCGCGCGTCGGTCGGCCACGCGCGCGACGAGCCCCAGGGACGGCTTCGCGTCTCGATGACGTCGTCGTTCGGGCGCCAGCACGTCTCGCCCGTCATCCCCGAATTCCTGCGGCGCTATCCGGGCGTCTCGGTCGATTTACGGATGTCGGACCGGATCGTCGATCTCGTCGACGAAGGCGTCGACGTGGCGATCCGCATCGGCGCGCTCAAGGATTCGTCGCTCGTCGCGCGCAAGCTCGCGGTGAACCGGCGCGTGATCTGCTGCGCGCCCGCGTATTTGGAAGCGCATGGCGTCCCGCATCATCCGGAGGAACTCGCGCGGCACGAATGCATGGTGCTGTCGGGCCAGCGCGATTGGTCGTTCGTGACGCCGGCGGGACCGGTCAGCGTGCGCGTCGGCGGGCGGCTCGCCACTGACAACGGCGAGGTGATCCGCGACGCCCTGCTCGCCGGTTTCGGCATTGCCATCAAATCGACGTGGGACGTGGCCGGCCATCTGGCTAGCGGCAAGCTCGTAACGGTGCTCGACGGCTACCCGCTGGCGGAAACGGTGGCGATCTGGGCGGTCTACCCGACGCGCGCGTTCGTGCCGACCAAGACGACGGCGTTTATCGATTTTCTGGCCGCGCATTTCGGCGATCCGCCGTATTGGGATTTGCCGAGCGCGCACCCAACCGCATAG
- a CDS encoding cytochrome P450, with protein MCPEPQVPASGHASELARDFDLRRLNAAFYADPYPVYDALRTFEPIKRMPDGSLFLTRYRDVQAVYRDPKTFSSDKTVEFKPKYGDSPLYEHHTTSLVFNDPPLHTRVRKLIAGALTARAIAAMEPDLERLVDGLLDRAAERGALDLISDFAAAIPVEIIGNLLAVPHDERAPLRDWSLAILGALEPAPSAAQLERGNRAVTEFVDYLKDLVARRRRAPGDPQHDVLTRLIVGEVDGERLSETELLQNCVFILNAGHETTTNLIGNGLVTLAQWPDERALLVREPGLIESAVEECLRFESSNQLGNRIATADTALGDVTVARGTLITLCIGAANRDPEQFDAPERFSLRRAPNRHLAFGFGIHQCAGLSLARLEARIAIGRFVERFPEYRIEGEPVRGGRARFRGYTAVQCEVR; from the coding sequence ATGTGTCCCGAACCCCAAGTGCCGGCGTCCGGCCATGCCAGCGAACTGGCGCGCGATTTCGATTTGCGTCGTCTGAACGCGGCGTTCTACGCCGATCCGTATCCCGTCTACGACGCGTTGCGCACCTTCGAGCCCATCAAGCGCATGCCCGACGGCTCGCTATTTCTCACGCGTTACCGCGATGTGCAGGCGGTCTACCGCGACCCGAAGACGTTCAGCTCCGACAAAACCGTCGAGTTCAAGCCGAAGTACGGCGACTCGCCGCTCTACGAACATCACACGACCAGCCTCGTTTTCAACGATCCGCCGCTGCATACGCGCGTGCGCAAGCTGATCGCCGGCGCGCTGACGGCGCGCGCGATCGCGGCTATGGAGCCCGATCTCGAGCGGCTCGTTGACGGTTTGCTCGACCGGGCGGCCGAGCGCGGCGCCTTGGATCTGATCTCGGACTTCGCTGCCGCGATTCCCGTGGAGATCATCGGCAATCTGCTCGCGGTGCCGCACGACGAACGCGCGCCGCTTCGCGACTGGTCGCTCGCCATCCTCGGCGCGCTCGAACCGGCGCCGAGCGCCGCGCAGCTCGAACGCGGCAACCGCGCGGTGACCGAGTTCGTCGACTATCTGAAGGACCTGGTGGCGCGCCGCCGCCGCGCGCCCGGCGACCCGCAGCACGATGTGCTGACGCGTCTCATCGTCGGCGAGGTGGACGGGGAACGATTGTCGGAGACAGAGCTGTTGCAGAACTGCGTCTTCATCCTCAACGCGGGGCATGAGACGACGACCAATCTGATCGGCAACGGGCTCGTGACACTCGCGCAATGGCCTGACGAGCGAGCGTTGCTGGTGCGCGAGCCTGGGCTGATCGAATCCGCGGTCGAAGAGTGCTTGCGCTTCGAAAGTTCCAACCAGCTCGGCAACCGGATCGCGACTGCCGATACGGCACTCGGTGACGTGACGGTCGCGCGCGGCACGCTGATCACGCTCTGCATCGGCGCGGCGAATCGCGATCCCGAGCAGTTCGATGCGCCCGAGCGTTTCTCGCTTCGCCGCGCGCCGAATCGCCATCTCGCGTTCGGGTTCGGCATTCATCAATGCGCGGGGCTGTCGCTCGCGAGGCTCGAGGCGCGTATCGCGATCGGGCGCTTCGTCGAGCGCTTTCCTGAGTATCGGATCGAAGGCGAGCCGGTGCGAGGCGGACGCGCGCGCTTTCGCGGGTACACGGCGGTGCAGTGCGAGGTGCGTTGA
- a CDS encoding DUF6013 family protein — MSRRRKPFAVSASRSTAVVVAALAAGMFAAAAYAAPPITVTSQVPFDGPIQYTVKVTSKQFGNSQETRTISSGQTDDFNWKTVPPGGPVAALQDCPDYASLPLDANGAMIRQTQIRFAPVVAPDGTATVQLSFQAQTPHGTTTVKASGKQIQCPKSVSLAQIVRFTMPTNGSVKTLTLSDGSQVAVSAKR, encoded by the coding sequence ATGAGCCGTCGCCGCAAACCTTTCGCCGTCTCCGCTTCCCGTTCCACTGCTGTCGTCGTTGCCGCCCTGGCCGCGGGAATGTTCGCCGCAGCCGCCTACGCGGCGCCCCCGATCACCGTCACGTCGCAAGTGCCGTTCGACGGGCCGATCCAGTACACCGTCAAGGTCACGTCCAAGCAATTCGGCAACTCGCAGGAGACGCGCACGATCAGCTCCGGCCAGACCGACGACTTCAACTGGAAGACCGTGCCGCCTGGCGGTCCCGTCGCGGCGCTCCAGGATTGCCCGGACTACGCGTCGCTGCCGCTCGATGCGAACGGCGCGATGATCCGGCAAACGCAGATTCGCTTCGCGCCCGTCGTCGCGCCAGACGGCACGGCGACGGTGCAGTTGAGCTTCCAGGCGCAGACGCCGCACGGCACGACCACCGTCAAGGCAAGCGGCAAACAGATTCAATGCCCAAAGAGCGTGTCCCTCGCGCAGATTGTGCGCTTCACGATGCCGACCAACGGCAGCGTGAAGACGCTGACTTTGAGCGACGGCTCGCAGGTGGCGGTGTCCGCCAAGCGCTGA
- a CDS encoding ABC transporter permease, whose product MNNVLQDLSLWNVAIAALLIVVNGAVSVALSLDLGRKLAWAAVRTVVQLLAIGYVLSWVFANARWYVVLPLMALMTIIAGFAGSQRGARTYRGQLADSITSIWISSWLVAAVGLFVVIRIHPWYEPQYAIPILGMVLGNTLTGVSLGIERMTEELTARRDRVDMALALGATRWEAAQGPAKQAVRAGMIPTLNQMAVVGVVSLPGMMTGQVLAGQSPLQAVRYQIVIMFLIAASSALGTVGAVLLTYRRLFSPEHRFLASRLVERSARR is encoded by the coding sequence ATGAACAACGTGCTGCAGGACCTGAGTCTTTGGAATGTCGCGATCGCGGCGCTGTTGATTGTCGTGAACGGCGCGGTGTCGGTCGCGCTGTCGCTGGACCTCGGGCGCAAGCTCGCGTGGGCCGCCGTGCGCACCGTCGTGCAGCTCCTCGCGATCGGCTATGTGCTCAGCTGGGTGTTCGCGAATGCGCGCTGGTATGTCGTGCTGCCGCTGATGGCGCTGATGACGATCATCGCCGGCTTCGCAGGCTCGCAGCGCGGCGCGCGCACCTACCGCGGCCAGCTCGCGGACAGCATCACGTCGATCTGGATCAGCTCCTGGCTCGTTGCCGCGGTCGGGCTTTTCGTCGTGATCCGCATCCATCCGTGGTACGAGCCGCAGTACGCGATTCCGATTCTCGGCATGGTGCTCGGCAACACGCTCACGGGGGTGTCGCTCGGCATCGAGCGGATGACGGAGGAATTGACGGCGCGGCGCGACCGCGTCGACATGGCGCTCGCACTAGGCGCGACGCGCTGGGAAGCCGCGCAGGGGCCCGCGAAGCAGGCCGTGCGCGCGGGCATGATTCCGACGTTGAATCAGATGGCCGTGGTCGGCGTCGTGAGCCTGCCGGGGATGATGACCGGCCAAGTGCTCGCCGGGCAGTCGCCGCTGCAGGCAGTGAGATACCAGATCGTGATCATGTTCCTGATCGCGGCGTCATCGGCGCTCGGCACGGTGGGCGCCGTGCTGCTCACCTACCGGCGGCTCTTTTCGCCGGAGCACCGGTTTCTGGCGTCGCGGCTCGTCGAGCGCAGCGCGCGGCGCTAG
- a CDS encoding ABC-F family ATPase codes for MLSTANITMQFGPKPLFENISVKFGGGNRYGLIGANGCGKSTFMKILGSDLEPSSGNVMLEPNVRLGKLRQDQFAYEDVRVLDVVMMGHAEMWAAMAERDAIYANPEATDDDYMHAAELEAKFAEYGGYTAEARAGELLLGIGIRIEDHNGPMSNVAPGWKLRVLLAQALFSNPDVLLLDEPTNNLDINSIRWLEDVLNQYNSTMIIISHDRHFLNQVCTHMADMDYGTLKVYPGNYDDYMLASTQARERQAAANAKAKERVADLQDFVRRFSANKSKARQATSRLKMIDKIKIEEFKPSSRQNPFIRFEYEKKLHNIAVVAEDITKQYDRTIFKNFSISVQPGERIAIIGENGAGKTTLLRSLQGGVAVDGGTVKWAENANVGYMPQDTYEEFPKDVTLTDWIDDYRKDGDDEQMVRGTLGRLLFNADDIKKSVKVLSGGEKGRMIWGKLMLGRHNVLLMDEPTNHMDMESIESLQIALDKYDGTLIFVSHDREFVSGLANRIIEVRTDGTLYDFGGNYEDFLASQGVQ; via the coding sequence GTGCTGTCTACTGCCAATATCACCATGCAATTCGGGCCTAAGCCCCTCTTCGAGAATATCTCGGTCAAATTCGGGGGAGGGAACCGCTACGGCCTGATCGGTGCGAACGGCTGCGGCAAGTCGACCTTCATGAAGATCCTGGGCAGCGACCTCGAGCCGAGCTCGGGCAACGTGATGCTCGAGCCGAATGTCCGCTTGGGTAAATTGCGCCAGGACCAGTTCGCCTACGAAGACGTGCGCGTGCTCGACGTCGTGATGATGGGCCACGCCGAGATGTGGGCCGCGATGGCCGAGCGTGACGCGATCTACGCGAACCCCGAGGCCACCGACGACGACTACATGCACGCCGCCGAGCTCGAAGCGAAGTTCGCCGAATACGGCGGCTACACGGCCGAAGCGCGCGCGGGCGAACTGCTGCTCGGCATCGGCATCCGCATCGAAGATCACAACGGCCCGATGAGCAACGTCGCGCCTGGCTGGAAGCTGCGCGTGCTGCTCGCCCAGGCGCTGTTCTCGAACCCCGACGTGCTGCTGCTCGACGAGCCGACCAACAACCTCGACATCAACTCGATCCGTTGGCTGGAAGACGTGCTCAACCAGTACAACTCGACGATGATCATCATCTCGCACGATCGTCACTTCCTGAACCAGGTCTGCACGCACATGGCGGACATGGATTACGGCACGCTGAAGGTCTACCCGGGCAACTACGACGACTACATGCTCGCGTCGACCCAGGCCCGCGAGCGCCAAGCCGCCGCGAACGCGAAGGCGAAGGAACGTGTCGCCGACCTGCAGGACTTCGTGCGCCGCTTCTCGGCGAACAAGTCGAAGGCCCGCCAGGCCACGAGCCGACTCAAGATGATCGACAAGATCAAGATCGAGGAATTCAAGCCGTCGTCGCGGCAGAACCCGTTCATCCGCTTCGAGTACGAGAAGAAGCTGCACAACATCGCGGTGGTCGCCGAAGACATCACGAAGCAGTACGACCGCACGATCTTCAAGAACTTCAGCATCAGCGTGCAGCCGGGCGAGCGCATCGCGATCATCGGCGAGAACGGCGCGGGCAAGACCACGTTGCTGCGTTCGCTGCAGGGCGGCGTGGCGGTGGACGGCGGCACGGTCAAGTGGGCGGAAAACGCGAACGTCGGCTACATGCCGCAAGACACCTACGAAGAATTTCCGAAGGACGTCACGCTCACCGACTGGATCGACGATTACCGCAAGGACGGCGACGACGAGCAGATGGTGCGCGGCACGCTGGGCCGCTTGCTGTTCAACGCCGACGACATCAAGAAATCGGTCAAGGTGCTCTCGGGCGGAGAGAAGGGCCGCATGATCTGGGGCAAGCTGATGCTCGGCCGCCACAACGTGCTGTTGATGGACGAGCCGACCAACCACATGGACATGGAATCGATCGAGTCGCTGCAGATCGCGCTCGATAAGTACGACGGCACGCTGATCTTCGTGTCGCACGACCGCGAGTTCGTGAGCGGGTTGGCGAACCGGATCATTGAAGTGCGGACGGACGGGACGTTGTATGACTTCGGTGGGAACTACGAGGATTTCCTGGCGAGCCAGGGGGTGCAGTAA
- a CDS encoding zinc-binding alcohol dehydrogenase family protein translates to MKAVGLYRYLPIDHPEALIDVEIDKPQPTGRDLLVKIEAISVNPVDYKVRSPKDTVEPAPRVLGWDAAGIVEAVGPDVTLFKAGDPVFYAGSITRPGANSEYHLVDERIVGRKPASLDFAQAAALPLTAITAWEALFDRLRVSPQGADAGKSVLIVGGAGGVGSIGIQLAKQLAKLTVIATASRPESAKWARELGADHIVDHFGDIPAQLKEAGFAEVDYVLIFNDTDRHFPAAAQAIRAQGGICTIVENDKPIAVDLLKTKSAAFHWEFMFTRSMFGTPDMIEQHKLLTEVARLVDAGALRTTVGKNLGAINAENVRRAHQMLEEGRAIGKLVLSGF, encoded by the coding sequence ATGAAAGCCGTTGGCCTTTACCGTTATCTGCCGATCGACCATCCGGAAGCCCTCATCGACGTCGAGATCGACAAGCCGCAGCCGACCGGCCGCGATCTGCTCGTCAAAATCGAAGCGATCTCGGTCAATCCGGTCGATTACAAAGTGCGCTCGCCGAAGGACACCGTCGAGCCCGCGCCGCGCGTGCTCGGCTGGGACGCCGCCGGTATCGTCGAGGCGGTCGGCCCCGACGTCACGCTGTTTAAGGCGGGCGATCCGGTGTTCTACGCGGGCAGCATCACGCGGCCCGGCGCGAACAGCGAATACCACCTCGTCGACGAGCGCATCGTCGGCCGCAAGCCGGCGTCGCTCGATTTCGCACAGGCCGCCGCGCTGCCGCTGACCGCGATTACCGCGTGGGAAGCGCTGTTCGACCGGCTGCGCGTGTCGCCGCAGGGCGCGGATGCGGGCAAGTCGGTGTTGATCGTTGGCGGCGCGGGCGGCGTCGGCTCGATCGGCATTCAGCTCGCCAAGCAGCTGGCGAAGCTCACTGTGATCGCGACGGCCTCGCGCCCCGAATCGGCGAAATGGGCGCGTGAACTCGGCGCCGATCACATCGTCGACCACTTCGGCGATATCCCCGCGCAATTGAAGGAAGCGGGCTTCGCCGAGGTCGACTACGTGCTGATCTTCAACGACACCGACAGGCATTTTCCCGCCGCGGCGCAGGCGATCCGCGCGCAGGGCGGCATTTGCACGATCGTCGAGAACGACAAGCCGATCGCGGTGGATCTGCTGAAAACGAAGAGCGCGGCGTTTCACTGGGAATTCATGTTTACGCGCTCGATGTTCGGCACGCCCGACATGATCGAGCAGCACAAGCTCCTGACCGAAGTCGCGCGGCTCGTCGATGCGGGCGCGCTGCGCACGACGGTCGGCAAGAATCTCGGCGCGATCAACGCAGAAAATGTCCGGCGCGCGCATCAAATGCTCGAAGAAGGGCGCGCGATCGGCAAGCTGGTGCTGAGCGGGTTTTGA
- the serB gene encoding phosphoserine phosphatase SerB — protein sequence MNLVIQSPAPLAAAHVKPLVALARGAGSTSIDDFAIRIEGADPAQRGDLEVYCGTHALDYAFVEPGKTLSDFGLVAMDMDSTLITIECIDEIADFCGLKAEVAAITEASMRGEIKDFNESLTRRVALLKGLDASALERVYDERLQLSPGAEAMLAGAKAAGLRTLLVSGGFTFFTEKLKARLNLDFTNANTLEIVDGKLTGNVLGEIVNADVKARTLRETCAKLGIAPTQAIVMGDGSNDLKMMDEGGLSVAFRAKPVVRAAASVAFNYVGLDGLLRLF from the coding sequence ATGAATCTCGTCATCCAAAGCCCCGCGCCCTTAGCCGCCGCCCACGTCAAACCGCTCGTCGCGCTCGCGCGAGGCGCCGGATCCACGTCCATCGACGACTTCGCCATTCGCATCGAAGGCGCCGACCCGGCCCAGCGCGGAGACCTCGAAGTCTATTGCGGCACGCACGCGCTCGATTACGCGTTCGTCGAGCCGGGCAAGACGCTGAGCGATTTCGGGCTCGTCGCGATGGACATGGATTCGACGCTCATCACGATCGAGTGCATCGACGAGATCGCCGATTTTTGCGGATTGAAAGCCGAAGTCGCCGCGATCACGGAAGCCTCGATGCGCGGCGAGATCAAGGATTTCAACGAGAGCCTGACGCGGCGCGTGGCGCTCTTGAAGGGGCTCGACGCGAGCGCGCTGGAACGCGTTTATGACGAGCGGCTGCAGCTGTCGCCGGGCGCCGAGGCGATGCTGGCCGGCGCGAAGGCCGCGGGCTTGCGCACGCTGCTGGTGTCGGGCGGCTTCACGTTCTTCACCGAGAAGCTCAAAGCGCGCCTCAACCTCGACTTCACGAACGCAAACACGCTCGAGATCGTCGACGGCAAGCTGACCGGGAACGTGCTCGGCGAGATCGTCAATGCCGACGTCAAGGCGCGCACGCTGCGCGAGACCTGCGCGAAGCTCGGCATCGCGCCGACGCAAGCGATCGTGATGGGCGACGGCTCGAACGACTTGAAGATGATGGACGAAGGCGGCTTGTCGGTCGCGTTCCGCGCGAAGCCCGTCGTGCGGGCAGCGGCGAGCGTCGCGTTCAATTACGTCGGGCTCGACGGGTTGTTGCGGCTCTTTTGA
- a CDS encoding ABC transporter ATP-binding protein has product MTPPALVEAHGIVRRDPQRGQTLLAPTDFALYAGERVAINGPSGSGKSVFLRALALLDPLAAGYIAWHGKRIERAAIPRYRRSVAYIRQRPAMLDGTVEDNLRYPYTLAAYRDARFDRARAATLATKAGRAADFLDKRASELSGGEAQIAALIRVLQLEPEVLLLDEPTASLDPQASLEIERLVTRWFDAARDARAYLWVSHDPAQAERMCERALSMRAGQLGALPEAVR; this is encoded by the coding sequence ATGACGCCTCCTGCTCTCGTCGAAGCACACGGCATCGTCCGGCGCGATCCGCAGCGCGGACAAACCCTGCTCGCGCCAACCGACTTCGCGCTTTACGCCGGCGAGCGCGTCGCGATCAACGGGCCGTCCGGCTCGGGCAAAAGCGTGTTCCTGCGCGCGCTCGCGCTCCTCGATCCGCTCGCGGCAGGCTATATCGCGTGGCATGGCAAGCGTATCGAGCGCGCAGCGATTCCACGCTACCGGCGCAGCGTCGCCTATATCCGTCAGCGGCCGGCGATGCTCGACGGCACGGTCGAAGACAACTTGCGCTATCCGTACACGCTCGCCGCCTATCGCGACGCGCGCTTCGATCGCGCGCGTGCCGCGACGCTCGCCACGAAGGCCGGCCGCGCCGCCGACTTCCTCGACAAGCGGGCCAGCGAGCTGTCGGGCGGCGAAGCGCAGATCGCGGCGCTGATCCGCGTGCTGCAGCTGGAGCCCGAGGTGCTGCTGCTCGACGAGCCGACCGCGTCGCTCGACCCGCAAGCGTCGCTCGAGATCGAACGGCTCGTCACCCGTTGGTTCGATGCCGCTCGCGACGCGCGCGCCTACCTCTGGGTCTCGCACGATCCGGCGCAGGCCGAGCGCATGTGCGAGCGCGCGCTGTCGATGCGCGCGGGCCAGCTTGGCGCGCTGCCGGAGGCCGTGCGATGA